CTTCGTCTGTAGTAACTTCTTCTTGTGCTAATGTCGAGAAATCAAAATTCGCTTTAGCTAAGATATTGTACCACTGAATTACTTTCTTAATGTTTGAAGTATATACTCTTTCATCATCATAATCAGGTAATACTTCTGAAAAATATGCAGTTAATTTGTTTGCACTTTCTTTATGAGAAATAGCTTCTTTACCATCTTCTTTATCTGCTATATTCTTAAAAACGTCAGCTAATGGAATATCATCAGCATAAGTAAAAATTGCGATGTTCTCTAATAAACTAACATTATGAGTTGCTGTAATCGGCATACGTTTTTCATCTAATAATGACTTAACGATTACACCACTTTTAGTTTGTGATAAAATTTCAAATAAACCTGGTTTTCCAGATACAGCTATAATTTTACTAAATTCCATGTATTTAATTATCTTTTTAATTTAGGAAAGCGCATTCTATAATCAGATCTAATCTTTCCTTTTGAAATATTTTCTAGTTTTTTCTTAATTAATCTTTTCTTTAATGAAGACAATTTATCCGTAAATAAAACCCCTTCAATATGATCATATTCGTGTTGGAAAACTCTTGCAGCAAGTCCAGATAAAACTTCTGTCTTTTTTTCAAAGTTCTCGTCATGATATTCAATAGAAACGGTAGGTTTTCTCCAAACATCTTCTCGTACATCAGGAATACTTAAACATCCTTCATTAAAAACCCACTCTTCACCTTCTTCTTCAACAATTTTAGCATTGATAAAAACACGATTAAATCCTTCAAGAACCTTGCGGTCTTCATCGCTTAAATCTTCATCAGCTGCAAAAGGAGAAGCGTCGATTACGAATAAACGAATATCTTTTCCAATTTGTGGAGCAGCCAAACCAACACCAGAGGCATTGTACATTGTTTCTTTCATGTTGGCAATTAACTCTGTAAGATTAGGATAATCTTTGTCAATTTCTTTCCCAACTTTTCTTAAAACAGGATCACCATATGCGACAATCGGTAAAATCATATACAATTAAGTTTTAAAATGCACGCAAAAGTACAAATAACGTTTTTTACTTTAAATTATTTGCTATATAAATATGATTGAAGAATTATAGTAGCACTAATTTCATCAACTAAGGCCTTATTTCTTCGTTGTTTCTTTTTCAAACCACTATCGATCATTGTTTGAAAAGCCATCTTCGAAGTAAAACGCTCATCAACTCGTACAATAGGAATTGAAGGAATATTTTTCTTCAGTTTTTCTAGAAATGGAACTATAAGTTGTTCACTTTCACTATCGGTATTGTCCATTTGTTTAGGTTTACCAACTAAGAAAAGTTCAACAGTTTCTTTAGAGGTATAATCTTTAAGGAAAGGAACTAATTCTTCCGTTGGAACCGTAGTTAACCCTGATGCAATTATTTGTAACTCATCAGTAACAGCTATTCCTGTTCTTTTTAATCCAAAATCTATAGCAAGTATACGCGCCAAATTATTTTATTTTTGGCAAAAATACTCATTTTAAACAAGGAAACGATTTCTGTTTAAAAAATGTATTTTCGCTATTCAATTTAGATACTGATTTATATTTGCATAAAATATTTTACAATGACAGAAATTCGTTCAATTATAGAAAAAGCTTGGGATAATAGAGAGCTTTTAAAAGAAGAAGAAACCGTAAACGCTATAAGAAAAGTAGTTGATTTATTAGATTTAGGAGAGTTACGTGTAGCGGAACCAACTGCAGACGGATGGCAAGTAAACGAATGGGTTAAAAAAGCAGTTGTTTTATATTTCCCAATTCAAAAAATGGAAACTTTAGAGGCTGGTATTTTTGAATATCATGATAAAATTCCTTTAAAAAGAAATTATAAAGAAAAAGGAATTAGAGTAGTACCAAATGCAGTTGCACGTCATGGAGCGTATATTTCTGCCGGAACTATTTTAATGCCAAGTTATGTGAATATTGGAGCTTACGTAGATGAAGGAACAATGGTGGATACTTGGGCAACTGTAGGTTCTTGTGCTCAGATTGGTAAAAACGTTCACTTATCAGGAGGTGTCGGTATTGGAGGTGTTTTAGAGCCTTTACAAGCTGCTCCAGTAATCATAGAAGATAATGCTTTTATTGGATCGCGTTGTATTGTTGTGGAAGGAGTTAGAGTAGAGAAAGAAGCTGTTTTAGGGGCAAACGTTGTATTAACAGCATCTACTAAAATTATTGACGTAACAGGAGATGAGCCAGTTGAAATGAAAGGTAGAGTCCCTGCTCGTTCTGTAGTAATTCCAGGAAGTTATACGAAGAAATTTGCAGCTGGAGAGTATAATGTTCCATGTGCTTTAATTATTGGAAAACGTAAAGAAAGTACAAATAAGAAAACATCGTTAAACGATGCACTTAGAGAATATGATGTAGCTGTATAAAAATTACATATTTTTTTTTAAGTTTGCCTTAATTAAAAATTACAATAATGAAAAGAAAAATTTTAACGGCGATTACAATATCGACCGTGTTATTTTCTTGTACAGAGAATACAAGTAAATTGCTAGAAAAAGATTATGAGAAAAATGAACGTGATCAGTTACGTAATAGTAGTAGCTTTATTACAAATAGTGATGATTTAGTATCAATAGACCCAAATGGATCAACATCATCCTTGTCTCAAGATTTAATTATTGAAGTTCACAGAGATAAAGATCTAGATGATGATAGATTGTATTACAGAGTAGGAGAACTTGATGCAAGTAATACTATAGAGTGGAAAAGTATTGAGTATTACACGGCAGGTAACCATCCTAGCATAGGGTATAATGGTCATAATATTTTTGAAGTACATAGAGATAAAGATACTTATGACGATCTACTGTATTACAGATACGGAACATTAAGTAACGATTTGAAGATTTCCTGGTCAAATATTCAATTTATGACGGCGGGAAATCAGCCGTCCGTTGATATCAATAATTCCAATAATGTAGTCGAAGTACACAGAGGTAAGACGGATAATGATTTATATTTCAGAACAGGAACTATTACATCTCCAACTAGCTTTAGTTGGAAAAATATTTCATTTCTAACGACAGGGAAGTATCCTGATGTTTCTATAAATGACAGTAATATTGTTGTTGAAGTTCACGAAGATAAAGATGAAAGTGATGATGATATGTATATTTGGATTGGAGAATTAGCATCTAATGGTTCTATTTCTTGGAAAACTAAGCAAAGATATACTGATGGTATTAGACCTTCCGTAAGTGTAAACAACAGTAATATAATAGTGGAAGTTCATCAAGATCCAGATTTCTTTGATAGTGGAATGTACATATGGATTGGAAGAATTAATTCCGATTTCTCAATTACTTGGTTAAGTAAATCTAGATATACAGATGGTAATGAGCCTACAGTGTCAGTTAAAGGAAATAAAATAATTGAGATGCATAGAGCTGATGGAGGAAGGTTTTCGACTCAAATGTATTACAGAGTAGGAGAAATCTTATCAAATAATACTGTAAGTTGGAAAAATAATGTGCCTTACACGCGTGGTAGACTTCCAAGCGTGTCATTTTAGAGAGAATAAGATTTAATAATTTTAATATAGATCAAGTATAATATTTATATTGTACTTGATTTTTTTATGAACAGAATAGTAATATATACAGGAGCCTTTGGCAAGAATTATGGAATGGTTCCTCAAAAAAAAATAAAAGGAGTAGACTTTTTCTGTTTTACAGATGATAAGAAAAAAGTAAATTCTCCTTGGAAATCTATTGAATTGAAAAGTGAACATATTGATGAAGGTAGAAAAAATAGACATCCAAAAATTCTTCCTCATCTTTATTTTAGCGATTATGAAATAAGTATTTATTTAGACTCTAATTTTCTAATTGTAGGTGATATTCATAAGTTATTGGAGAGTCTAGGTAATTTTAAAATGGGAATTTTTGATCATAATCAATGTAGTGATAATAGAGATTGTATTTATGATGAATATGATGTTTTATTGAAGTTAGGAGCGGATAGAGGCTGGTATAAAGATGATCCAATGGTAATGAAAAATCAGATTGAATTTCTAAAGAAAGAAGGATATCCTAAAAACAATGGATTGATTTCTTCGGGGGTTTTAGTAAGAAAGCATAACGATCCTGAAGTTATTAAAGTAATGGAAGATTGGTGGAATATTGTATCTACTATGAGTAAAAGAGATCAATTGAGTTTCGATTACGCTGCTTGGAAAAATAAGTTCAAACCAACTATAATTAAAGGAGATTTAAGAAGAGGAAATCCTTATTTTTACTTCGTTTCTATGGCTCAACGAAGCTATACTTTTAAGGTTTTAAAATATAGAATTAAACGATTCTTCGGTATTAAAAAGCACCCATAAATGATTAAAATTTCAATAATCATATCATATTACAAGGCATTAGATAACTTAAAATTAATTCTAGAAGCCTTGAATCATCAAAGTTCTCGTGATTTTGAAGCAATTATTTCTGAAGATGATAATAACGACGAGACAATTCAATTTCTTAAAGAACATAGAAAAGATTATAACTTTTCTATTTTACATGTAAATCAGGAGGTTGACGATGGTTTTAGAAAAAATCAAATGTTAAATAAATCGATAAAAGCTTCCAACGCAGAAACATTAGTTTTTATTGATGGAGATTGTATTCCACATAAACATTTTGTTAAAGCATATATTGAAAATGTTCAAGATAATGTAATGCTAAAGGGAAGAAGAGTAATGCTTGGTGAAAAGATTACGGAGAATATTCAACAGAATAAAACTATAGAACCACTAAAAGGATTATCTGTAT
This genomic window from Tenacibaculum sp. 190524A05c contains:
- a CDS encoding DUF5606 domain-containing protein, whose protein sequence is MEFSKIIAVSGKPGLFEILSQTKSGVIVKSLLDEKRMPITATHNVSLLENIAIFTYADDIPLADVFKNIADKEDGKEAISHKESANKLTAYFSEVLPDYDDERVYTSNIKKVIQWYNILAKANFDFSTLAQEEVTTDEEE
- the def gene encoding peptide deformylase → MILPIVAYGDPVLRKVGKEIDKDYPNLTELIANMKETMYNASGVGLAAPQIGKDIRLFVIDASPFAADEDLSDEDRKVLEGFNRVFINAKIVEEEGEEWVFNEGCLSIPDVREDVWRKPTVSIEYHDENFEKKTEVLSGLAARVFQHEYDHIEGVLFTDKLSSLKKRLIKKKLENISKGKIRSDYRMRFPKLKR
- the ruvX gene encoding Holliday junction resolvase RuvX, whose product is MARILAIDFGLKRTGIAVTDELQIIASGLTTVPTEELVPFLKDYTSKETVELFLVGKPKQMDNTDSESEQLIVPFLEKLKKNIPSIPIVRVDERFTSKMAFQTMIDSGLKKKQRRNKALVDEISATIILQSYLYSK
- a CDS encoding 2,3,4,5-tetrahydropyridine-2,6-dicarboxylate N-succinyltransferase gives rise to the protein MTEIRSIIEKAWDNRELLKEEETVNAIRKVVDLLDLGELRVAEPTADGWQVNEWVKKAVVLYFPIQKMETLEAGIFEYHDKIPLKRNYKEKGIRVVPNAVARHGAYISAGTILMPSYVNIGAYVDEGTMVDTWATVGSCAQIGKNVHLSGGVGIGGVLEPLQAAPVIIEDNAFIGSRCIVVEGVRVEKEAVLGANVVLTASTKIIDVTGDEPVEMKGRVPARSVVIPGSYTKKFAAGEYNVPCALIIGKRKESTNKKTSLNDALREYDVAV
- a CDS encoding glycosyltransferase domain-containing protein, with the protein product MNRIVIYTGAFGKNYGMVPQKKIKGVDFFCFTDDKKKVNSPWKSIELKSEHIDEGRKNRHPKILPHLYFSDYEISIYLDSNFLIVGDIHKLLESLGNFKMGIFDHNQCSDNRDCIYDEYDVLLKLGADRGWYKDDPMVMKNQIEFLKKEGYPKNNGLISSGVLVRKHNDPEVIKVMEDWWNIVSTMSKRDQLSFDYAAWKNKFKPTIIKGDLRRGNPYFYFVSMAQRSYTFKVLKYRIKRFFGIKKHP
- a CDS encoding glycosyltransferase — protein: MIKISIIISYYKALDNLKLILEALNHQSSRDFEAIISEDDNNDETIQFLKEHRKDYNFSILHVNQEVDDGFRKNQMLNKSIKASNAETLVFIDGDCIPHKHFVKAYIENVQDNVMLKGRRVMLGEKITENIQQNKTIEPLKGLSVFFSDSGKKKEAIYLGNKSLLLTMKDKGLLGCNWGIQKKHLIDVNGFDEDYIRAAVGEDTDIEWRLKRNGIGSKSMKNKAIVYHLHHERSYSNEGVEKNRVLLREKLKSDNFVCLNGLEKR